CTCAAAGCCAGGTGCTCTGCAATATCCTCCCTCTCCAGCCCATGGAGACAGaggctctcctcctccacccacgTCCTCACAAAGAGACAAAACCCTACCCAGCAGGCCCTGCTCTGCTACACATGATGAGCCTCCGGAAGGGGAGAAGGGGTCCCCGGCAGAACCAGGTACTGGAACCGGCACAATGTTGTGTCCACTGGGACTCACAGAGGCATCCTGTGCAGGAAGGGGATCTGGAGGtctggggggtggaggggagctGGGAGTAGCGAATGATGGCTCCTCAGGAACAAAGGGCTCTGGAACAGGGTAGGAATAATCCGTGAGATTTTGAAaaagatgcatgcacacagtagaaaaatattcaaactgtAAGATGAATCATCAGATGGCTGTTGAGCAGTGTTTAGAGATGTATTGTGGAGCCTTACTTTCAACATGTGCAAAGGCACAGAATGGCCCTCTGGGACAGCTGCCACACTGCTGCATATCATTACACTTGGTGGATTTGTAGATCTAgaataagaaaacaacagaCATGGATCTCCTGCGACCTCACACGATGGTGTCCACTTTACGTAAACACTCTGTTGAAGCTGACAAACCTCAGGATGGAACTGTTgctctgtgcgtgtgtggcaATACTGGCATGCCTCTGCTCCCTCACATTTGCTGGGATCTCCCCATTCCTCGCTGTGTTTCACTGCTGGACATGGCAACGCTCTGCAGCATTaagaacacacactgtgaagCTGTCCATCAAGCCAAAACAAGATCATTGTTCTTTagttgtctttctttctcatgaTGCACTacctgtatttgtgtttgtgtggactgCGCCTCCTGTCTTTGCTGTTATGGTAGTATGGACAGGCATAACCTTGACGGCACAGACGAGGTGGTTTCTTGCAGAGCTCTGTCTTGTAGTGGGACAGTACGTATGTGTTATctagagagaaaaacacagcgaCAAAGATAAAGAGGCGTTGAACAACCATTAAAGTAAGGCCAGCAGTGTTTAATGGGATTTATCAGCACAGTTGCAAATCCGCCTACGGTCATTTGGGCGAAGTTTCCAGTTGTATAAAGTGATATTATAGTGACAGTGATACCTTGCCAGCGTGGCTCCTCACTCAAGATCTTCTCTATGAGGGCAGTGCTGGCTGCCTGTCCTGACTGCCCATCTCCTCCACTTCCCTCCGCCGCCCCTGAGCCTCCCTGAGACTCCATCACCTGCACCTCCCTGGCAAATTCACAACGtcaacatacaaacacaaagttcaaaaacacagatgaaaccATCCATGGTCAAAAAATAGTTAGCTTCAGGTTAAACTTGCCTGATATCATAAACAGGGCTGCGCAGGTCATGTGACCCGTGAGCAAAGGCGCAGTGGGAGCCGTTCTTGCTGCAGTGGCCTTTTGCATCAGTTTCATGGATACACGAGCCTGTCTTGTAGTAGCGGAGGTGGTATCGGCGCTCTGTGTCCCCTGCTGTCCGGTGCAGGAATGGACATCTGGGAAACACACGCATAAAATCACCACATCcaaacacatggaaacataAGGACATACAGCGAGCCTTTTACAGTATATTTCAGTACTACACTTTAATACACAATTTACAGCACAATAAAGGCAAAGATATATGTATAACAGCTGTACTTTACCATACACAATAGCTACAATAACTTTGTAGATATCAGCTATAAAAGGAACCATGAATAAACTATGGCTTCTAATGACACATGAGGTAATTTGGTAGTTTTTATGGAAAGGACCGGATGTATACAAAGTGCAGGATTTTCACCTGAACTGAGTATTTTTGATCAGTCAAGCCTACAATTACAGTCCTTGAGCAGTTTTTGCTACACTCTTTCACAAGTATCACTGCACTAAAGAAACAGCACTTAACATTTCAGTGCTCTGTCCACCTCTGTGAAAAGGTGTTCTTCTAAAGACCACAATCGGGGCTGAGAGGTCGAATGGTAATAGTCTGAACAGCTCATTGTTGCACGCCAGTGAGTAACGACCCATTGGCACAAGTCAACGACATCACAGCTTGAACCCTGCATCAACACACATCTTCTAAACTGCCTTCTTCGTGTGTTTAAATATCACCTGATTGTTTCCGTTTGCGTCAAAATGGCTCGGCACATTTTTGTCTAAATGGAACCCATGAGGTGGGAGAACAACTGTGTTCAACTGCTAATGAGCAATGTGAATAGTTTGCATCTGACTATCCCTCTAATGTCTTCAACTTGACTGACAATCACTGATGGCGTGTATTCTTGTTCAGTAAAATCACCAATTTCCCCTGATCTGAAAATTCTGCTTTTTTCAGTGAAGCCTTTGCCATGCCATGAACTATAAATTCAGATGGTTCACATGAGAGTCCAATTTTTGTAATTACATGGATATTATATACTGTAAATGAACAAGCTTCAATAattcacaacaaaaaaataaacgaGGTTTATactactttatttttctgtcttaatAACTGTTAATAGTTAATTTTCAACACTGGGGTTTTGGAACCCCTTGGGGACCTTAACAGGGTTCCAGGGGCTCCccagcaaaatgtaaaacaattaaataaaattatttcagtTAGAAATTGTGCAAGCAGCACTGCTCTAAGCATAGGTTTCACAATGACCACTTTTATCTCCCCAGATACAGTGAAGACAGCTAAACAAGTCAATACTAAATTGAAGAAGACAATTTCCTCTTATCCCAGCAATGATATCTTGTTAAACAGGGGGTCTGGGACCTCAAGCGTGTTTATGTGGGGGTCCATGATATGAAAATCCTGGAGAACCCCTGATGCACACTTTACTTAACCAGACAGTCTGTGCAAAAACTCACTCGTCTCCATCGGGGCAGGTGCCTGTTCCCTCATCATATTTGGTGCAATAGACGTCTGGGCTGTAATTGAAGGTCCCATCCCGTCTGCGGATGGGCCTGCGTCGCCGCTGGTTCAGGAAATGCCAGTGGAAACAGGCAAAAGGCCGATGCTGTGTGCATTTATGCTGCACAAACAGGGGGCACTGCTCAGTTCTGAACTCCTTAAGGTATCTGGGCGAGAGGGAAACAATGGGGGAGAGGGGGAATATTTTGGTAAACAAAATTTTAGCTCTTTATAGCTCAATTCTTGCATGTACACCAGTAAATATGCCAATTAAGAGAATGCATCTCTAACTATTTGCTGAACTACTTTCACTGTGTTTGGGTAGTCTGTCTTATTGTCAACTCTAACCTATTCCCTACTTCTGTGACGACCCAGTTTCAGTACCAGCACTCACGGGGATGATTTAACGCCCCTCTATAATCTAATGCAAGCCTTTACAGCAATGATACATGCTGAGAGCCACAGAACTGAATCAATGCAATGCCACAAAGCTTGTTACTTATCATATACTACAGGGGAGTAACGTCAGGCCTCCTAAACGAGCCTTCCGAAATGTAATATGCACATTCTCAATAAATAGGACTGATTTGGCCATTTATAACAACGCTTAAGTCGCCATTcgctatttttttcctcaaacaagttaGCTGTAGTTTGCAATATGCGAGCACACGTGAGGTTGTGTACACTTTAGCTAGCTAATCCAGCCTAGCTAGCGACGTACGTGTAATGTTGAGGTTTCTCGGGCTGTACGTTCAACACGGTGGCGGGAGATGTCGAGCCTCCTGCGGgcgaagatgaggaggaggaggatggaccCCCGGTAGCCGTCCCTCCCGAAGACGATGGGGCTTGTGGGTGCGTTTTGGACATTTTCCCTGTTTGAAGCGTAGGAACAAGAACCTTGTTTTTAGCTTACGGGCTAGCTATCCTTGTTAGCTTCGAAATCCGCATTCTACACTGATGTGAGCATGCGCAGGGCGAGAGGAAGTACAAGCAAAGTATCAACACGGAACTATGGGGCGTGGAGTCAAATTATAATTGAACTACACTGACTTCGTCATTTATTTCACAATAATGGCACGCGTCGAGATTTTAATTCacatgctatatatatatatatattttattattatattgaaaCAATGAACAATTGaagaacatatatatatatatatatatatatatatatatatatatatatatatatatatatatatatatataatattacaGCAAAGtaggatgaaagaaaaaaattcacacaTCACAAAATATGTAACATTTCCAATATACAAATgtaggtaaaataaaataaataaaaataaaaataaaaataaaaataaaaataataataaaaataataataaaaataaaataaaataataagagagCTCGAGGTACAGAAGCAgaaattataaattaaataagattataAACTTGACATAGTCTCCTTGTTTTACATGCTTTAGAATTAATAATGTTCTTCAAATTACCTAAATAATTGGAAAACATTGCTTTGAAAACAATAATATTAGGACGTTGGTGTGCAAACTTAGTACAATGAATGTGAAATTTAGCAAATATTATTAAGAGATTGATGATATATCTTTTCtctatatttattttatcaatttGTGAAAGGCCaaataaaatatgttgaaaGTTCAATTTACATGAGGGGTCAAGTTTGGTAtttatgaaattatttaaatcaATCCAAAATACATGCGAGTGGGTGCAATCCcaaaataaatgacatattGTTTCCTCTGCGTTGCTGCAAAAAGAACAAAGAGTAtcaatatttttcttgtaacaATCCACATGCTATACACAGCAAGCTATTTACAGTGATACGCGCGCTTCTAACGGCAAACGATAACACGAAAATATGCACGTTCACGTTTACGTCTTtattcaaaacatttcactggCTGGACGGGCCAAAATGAACCACCAATGGGTGGCCGTTGTTGTGACTGATAGGAAGAAGAACCAATGAGCGTGTAGTTTTCTACACGCGTAACGTAACGGGGACGTATAAATACGTCGGCACATCCCCCACCAAACACACTTCGCCCGCCGTCGTTTTCAGTGGACGTAAAATAGGAgcaatcagctgattttttttcctttcttcacagcagttcCTGGAGGTAAATATATTTGTAGTGTGTAGAGAATGTATGCGAGTTCATTCTTTCTATCGTATGTTTGTGTCTTTGGGTAGGGCTTCCTATTAACGAGTACTTTTCGGCTAGGTGGCTGGCTAATATGtaggctagctaacgttagctttagctaaaAATAGAACAATGGAGTCTAACCGTTAACGTCCCTGTTTTAACGGCAGCGCTCGCTCGGCGCAGGGAAATCAAAACATCGAAAAACAGCTTTAGTATCGCAGGTAAATATCGAGTAGTGGCCTCTAGTATACTTAACGATAGTTGGCATGCGGGCAGGTGTAGTTAATGTTAGTAAAGCCGATTCGGAGCAATGTCGCCTAGGGGTGAATTGACCAAATGTGAAAATGGCGAAGTGGAAAAGCGAACATTGGCAGGCCGGCCTGATACTGCCGTCGGTGGACATTCTTGTCGCTTGTCTCCCAGGTTGCCTCTGTTTACTGTTAGCCAATTAGCTTGGTAACTCTTAATGAAACTGTTAAGTGACTATGGGGCGATATATTATGACTTGTGAATGATAAGTCGATGTAGCGCGCCCCATTTGAGACTGCTGTTGAATTTATTTGGGCCTTGCTGGTGGGAGGCGGGGTGTGTAAACGGAGCGCACTGGAACACACCAGAGGCCTCCCAGCGGTAGGTTTTGTTATCGGTCAGCAGCGACAAAATTTCTGATGTAGTTGTATTCATTCTCTTCCTTCTCCCCAAGGTTACCCAAAACCAATCTTAACTACAAAAACTACACCACAATTACCACCTGACATGTTAGAAATCCCCGCGCTGCCAGGAAACGCTATTGACGTGTGGAGGTCCCATTCACACGGCAGCATTGCTAACAAATCTAGCGATCGCAGGCTAGAGTTGGGAGACCTGTGCGGGTTGATTTGATCCCGGGCTCctttctcttctcatcttttgCGCCTCCTGGACTGTTACCCTTTGTCAGTGTCTTTAAAcattgctgttttgtgttttagctaGTGAGAGATGGCCCGTACCAAGCAGACCGCCCGTAAATCCACCGGTGGAAAGGCGCCAAGGAAGCAGCTTGCAACCAAGGCAGCCAGGAAGAGCGCACCTTCCACGGGAGGAGTGAAGAAGCCCCATCGCTACAGGTATGCAGCATTTTAAGGTCAATATTGTTTCAAAATGACTTGCTCGCTTAATTTCGGCATGTTTAATTTACTCAACTTGTACTGATATCTAGGCCCGGGACTGTGGCTCTGAGAGAGATCCGTCGTTACCAGAAGTCTACAGAGTTGCTAATTCGCAAGCTGCCCTTCCAGCGTCTGGTGAGAGAAATCGCCCAGGACTTCAAGACTGATCTGCGCTTCCAGAGTGCGGCCATTGGAGCTCTTCAGGTGAGTAATGCATAACGTGGAGATGCTCTCCAAAATATCATTAGCTGTAGTTTCTGTTGACTTAAACATTGTTTCTGTTCCACCAACAGGAGGCCAGTGAGGCATACCTGGTGGGTCTGTTTGAGGACACCAACCTGTGCGCCATCCACGCAAAACGTGTCACTATCATGCCCAAAGACATCCAGCTGGCCCGTAGGATAAGGGGAGAGAGGGCCTAAGTGGCTAGTGGCAGCATTGGCAAGACAAATGATCCTATTTATCGTACTTAATCGTTTTTGtggacattttatttctttggtatttttaaaaaattctttttgatttttgtattgtattttaggACGAGATAAATGCATCAGTCATTCCGCAAACCTGAATTCAGATTGAGGTAGTTGGAGATGGGTGTGCAGCAGAACATGGGATTATCTACTCGGCTCCATAATGGGTCATTTTTACATGTCAACAGTGGTTGGTGGGAAGCCCTACCACCTTTGAAAAGTCCTTTTGGTTCCTTGTGGGTATCAGGCTCCAGGTGAGGTGGGAGTTTTCTGAGGTGATGCTGAATTCTTCACATCTTCCATGGGGGTTGAGGGTTCCTTCATCCATCTACCCTTTTCCACAGTATGCCAGCATGTCTTGCACAACAGGTCTCTGTAGTGTCAGGGTATTGTTTATACAGTCACACTGTACACTCAGTGAGGTGCATGACAGCCCCCCTGTATTTTTCTGGACTGCtttttacatgttatttttCCAACATAAAAATCTTGGCAGCTACATTTAATACTATTTATGAAGTGGTGTCACATGTCTTTCTATTAAAGGTCTTTACAAGTAAAGTCTTGCAGTGTTTACTTAATGTGTACTGAAACAACCAGACAATGATATGGTGTTGATATTCATCTttatatacatactgtacagtTAATCACAATCACATCAAGTACAACAGGAAGGTAGTGTGAAGTGATTTGTCATACAAACCACTCAGTATGCTTGAAACCGGTGGctgggggaaaagaaaaaaacaaaacagtgagcTGAATACTTAAATTAACTTATAACCTCATAATTGTAGTATGCCTTACCAATACGGCAGACTATCTCCTCGCACTCTTTTACTGTACTGGCTCTCAGTGCTACACAACAGAAGCCTGTGGACTGAGGCGTTTCTGGGGAGTCTCTGTGAAAAGAGCCAATCATAAGCTTAGATGACATCTGGGTCCAGCCAATGACAACAGACCTGTAATGACTTGGGTATTGCATCACCAACATGATGTTTCTATGGAGCCATGAGACAGAAACATGCAGAGTGTGAGGATTACCATGAATGCATGGTAACCCTGCCATGAATACTTGGGCAAAGAAATATTCTAGGTCACTTAGCCATGTGCCTGCATGAGGATGTGCATGCTGTTTAATCATAGACTAGGGTTCAGCATAAAATGAGCTCAAAATACTTACGCTACACAGAAAGCAAATATTGTGTAGTCTGGTTGCCCATACCTCCCTACACATGAGATTTCTGGGTAGTGATGCTGGAAGAGCTCCTGAACAAAAACATGAGACACATGAAGACATCCTCAGTATATTTTGACAGAATGAGGTTTTCTCTGCAAATTCATGAGGAATACTGAGCATTGCCCAGAAATAGCACAGAGGGAGTCAGACTTGTTACtaaagcaggcagcaggcagcatgAACATAAATAAGTAATGAATACAGCCAGTGCTTTACTCACCAGCttagtgtttttctctgtgcatgTTAAATGTGTTTCTTTCATGTCAAAGAGTACTTCCTGCGGGAAAAATGACAGACTGAGTGCATGATATTATGGACTATGTGTCCCAGATTAACATAACAATGTCCACATGCCCTGAGGCAGGTACTGCCTACCTTGCTAGGCTGGTTTTTCTGCAAGACTTGTGGGATTGCATGCTGCAACACCTCCTTGCCTCCAAACTATAAAAGCAGACCAGCTGTCAGTGTCAGAGAATTCTCTCACAagacatgcacactcacaatCTGACAGACACGTGATTGGATACACAACCATAAAGCACGCtacataaacacaataaatttaAGTCACTGAGATCACAGGTATAGATCAAATTAGaatgcacaaacaaatatatataccaTTCCAATGTTTGCCTTTCCCAAGAACTGCACAATGTACACAATCCTGCTGAGGAGAGGTGGTTCAGTGTCTTAGCCGAgggcaaaaatggcattcaaaatgtcacattaacaaATATAACTGGAAACTAAAACTGATCAGTATCCTGATTAAACAGACAGGTCAGATTAGGTGGACAGGTCCAGTTGTGAACATGGGTTAACTTCAGAAGGTGGCAGCTGACTTGCCTTCCGTCTTTGAGACACTGAGACGGAGTGGGCCGCTGTTCCTCGTCCGCTGACTGCTGTGAAGACGCAGGGCCGAGCTGCAGCGTGGGGTTCTCCACCCTCAGGGCCCGCAGGAGCTTGATCAGGGGCCGATACACGCCTCCGTCACGGTCCCTCCATCGAAGGACCCGCATGGACAGAGGACGGCCCTTCAGCCGGGACAGGACCATGCCCGCCTGGGGAAATCAGAGGAGGCTAGTTTTGCAAATTGTAAACCATGGCATGTATCAGAACCCTTCATGGAACAAGTCTTAAGGCTGGAGATAAGCTGGATTTCTAAATTCAGTGTGCTTACACCCTAtcttaaatcaaattcaagtacttttcaagcattttcaagctTTTCCAGCATCAAGGTTCAAACGCAGCTTTTACCCAGAGGCTGTGAGAAAGATGAACTCTGTGCCTCTCTAACCAGCCCTGCACTTTCTATTGTCTCTATGCTACTCTGTTCTTACAATGCTGCTTGTTTTAGCCAttacattaattatttatttttatctttatcatAGCTTAGCTTGACAGTTATTAATTTGTATTGCTCTTGTACGCTGCTGGATCTGGGTACAAATTTCATTCTTATGTGTCATGTGTAAGAATGACAATAAacaaacctgaacctgaaccttaTGGGTGTTTATGGCTTctcaaaatgatcattttactttttcctcACATTAAATCAGATGTTATCGTGCTATAAACAGCCAAAATTATGTTTAATGAGGGTATTCTACAGAAGGGAATTTAAAAGggagattaaaagaaaaaaagtttcaagtttcaaaatgtgtcaccgACCCAGCCATTTACTATGAAAGTAATGCAATTACAATTTCAAGCAATTTCAAGCACTTCATTACAAATCCAAGCAAACCTTGAAAATACCACGTTAAAATTCAGGGATTTTCAATGATTTTCAGCACCTGCACAAACCCTGTAAATTATATTAACCAAGGGTCTCACTTTGTGGCAATTCTTTCCTAGCTCTCAGGAAAACATGTGCCTGTACTAGTCTCAACTAGTTTGGTTTGTCTTAATTTTAACTTAGAGAATCCTGACTTCTTTTTAAAGTGGCAGTCCataagttgtactttctttgtCTGTATATTTTATGTAAAGTGGTCATTGCTGTGGTATTTTTCCCATATATGATTTGTCAGTTAAACAGTGTGCCCTAGCGTGCGACATCTTTTTCTTAGGATTTTCTTTTGCTGAAGTTTGAGAATCTGCAGGTGATGTTCTttttcgttttttgttttcttgtgaggATTTTCTCACCTGTCCATTCTTGGAATTCCTCAGGGAGATTCCGTTGATCTCATCGATGACATCACCAGGACGGATAAACTTGTCGACCTGAGCCTGACTGCCAGGCAGGAGGTCTAGGACGAAGACTCGCCCACTGAGatacctgacacacacagagagaacactgAGCATGCATGGACGTCCTGTGCAGATGCACTGACATGTTGGGTAGAGACGCTGTTTGCAGAGCAGAGGATACAAACCTTAGCACCATCCCGATCTCCCGACAGGGCACTGCTTCATATGTCTCACATACCTGGgagcacaaaccaaaacaagatCAGCAGACTATTTCCCATTGTATATCACAGAAATTTCAGTACCTCATGCAAGCTGCTccttttgagttgttttttatGGATTTATGGGTTTATCATGGCCGCTAAAACTATAATAGCTCTGTGGTGTTGCGAGAAGTTGGCAAATAAAGTTCTACAGTGTCTTACTGGTAAGAGCCAGCTCTCGTCCAGAAAACTGCAGTTCTGTGTAAAAGATGAAGGCAGAGTCACAAAGCTTGATTACCTTCCAGAGTGAAAGATCCACCATTTGACTCTTGCATGAATGTAAATCACATTTTGGGTTATAACTTGACTTAGACATCAACTAAGACCTCTgttgttaggaaaaaaaaaaggttctgaaATGGCTGATGATTTGTAGCAATACATGAATAAACagtattttgcaatgacagtcTGTATATGTGGTATGTGTATATCTAGTATATACAAGGATTTGCTTTGACCTGCATGTCCAGCTTGAACTCCATCTGAGAGAGAACCAGCAGCAGTGACATGAAAGGCTCTGGAAGCAGGaaggatatttcaccatcaAGATTGTTGTTGCTGGCACACACTGTGAGTGCCAGCAGATGAAAACTATTTCTTTAGGATGCCTTAAGCTACTGCCAAGTATTTGGTGAAAAACAATCAGATAATGTAAAAACAAGCCTCACCCAAAAATTCCTCATTCCTGAGGATGGAGACGGCTGGGCTGTACCACTGCAGGAGagcaaaaccacacaaaccCTCAGGATTATTTGAAGCAGAGTAGTGACTGGTAGCTCATTAGTAATGTCAGCAAACTGCATGTATTTTTAGTGCGTGTGAGCACAAAGGGGAAAGAAGCCATGTTGTATCCACCCAGCTACGCAGGCAATTAAGCCTGTCACCCTGCTTGTATTATTGCCATGCTCCAGGCATTAAATGATCTGAATTGCAAAGCAGATATAAAAAGTCAGACCTCGAGGATTCTGGGTGTGTGCAGAAGGTGCGCGATGAACTGTGGCAGGGCCTTGCGGCTGAGGGCCAGTCTGAGCAGGTAGC
This genomic interval from Myripristis murdjan chromosome 19, fMyrMur1.1, whole genome shotgun sequence contains the following:
- the LOC115377497 gene encoding histone H3.3 — protein: MARTKQTARKSTGGKAPRKQLATKAARKSAPSTGGVKKPHRYRPGTVALREIRRYQKSTELLIRKLPFQRLVREIAQDFKTDLRFQSAAIGALQEASEAYLVGLFEDTNLCAIHAKRVTIMPKDIQLARRIRGERA
- the unk gene encoding RING finger protein unkempt homolog isoform X1, which gives rise to MSKTHPQAPSSSGGTATGGPSSSSSSSPAGGSTSPATVLNVQPEKPQHYTYLKEFRTEQCPLFVQHKCTQHRPFACFHWHFLNQRRRRPIRRRDGTFNYSPDVYCTKYDEGTGTCPDGDECPFLHRTAGDTERRYHLRYYKTGSCIHETDAKGHCSKNGSHCAFAHGSHDLRSPVYDIREVQVMESQGGSGAAEGSGGDGQSGQAASTALIEKILSEEPRWQDNTYVLSHYKTELCKKPPRLCRQGYACPYYHNSKDRRRSPHKHKYRALPCPAVKHSEEWGDPSKCEGAEACQYCHTRTEQQFHPEIYKSTKCNDMQQCGSCPRGPFCAFAHVEKPFVPEEPSFATPSSPPPPRPPDPLPAQDASVSPSGHNIVPVPVPGSAGDPFSPSGGSSCVAEQGLLGRVLSLCEDVGGGGEPLSPWAGEGGYCRAPGFEREDQAKQRGFALEQRSREMPSAHSKQDLLVFLPVGSPLSLSSSIPSSLAATPPSPAPPGPPGPGITSGMNANALPFYPTSETVESVVESALDDLDLNDFGVSALERSLESSSALPSVGVMLGGNQLQSSAPVNIPGSLSSSAPFSSPSPSPPIRPHASPFFSTHLSQPGQSESSFLGPSHSSLGLNGMSSSIWEHFPSGQGSPGTPPTLLPSGPSAETARLKQELEEAHRTLKQWDHSWRHTAQSWAALKADAEESRAHAARLAMEAERARQAEEEAQRQASLLQEALDSLRNGDNPHLALHQLQLLHRLPLESVLSLQAQLCSCLHAVEQVVYRKQRQCCVTCGEQGSVSLPCGHGLQCDSCSTSTECPLCPEQSLDQLS
- the LOC115377495 gene encoding uncharacterized protein LOC115377495 isoform X1 — translated: MAPKDPLLGTLKVCLLNLQSDGDTVTDSSPHLASCCELLELILRKGLQQPVLSLIHRDYWQCFEQIPHQDTCGRLSALSLALEQTRVCRKLLTAQGRGRYLLRLALSRKALPQFIAHLLHTPRILEWYSPAVSILRNEEFLEPFMSLLLVLSQMEFKLDMQNCSFLDESWLLPVCETYEAVPCREIGMVLRYLSGRVFVLDLLPGSQAQVDKFIRPGDVIDEINGISLRNSKNGQAGMVLSRLKGRPLSMRVLRWRDRDGGVYRPLIKLLRALRVENPTLQLGPASSQQSADEEQRPTPSQCLKDGRIVYIVQFLGKANIGMFGGKEVLQHAIPQVLQKNQPSKEVLFDMKETHLTCTEKNTKLELFQHHYPEISCVGRYGQPDYTIFAFCVADSPETPQSTGFCCVALRASTVKECEEIVCRIATGFKHTEWFV
- the LOC115377495 gene encoding uncharacterized protein LOC115377495 isoform X2; this translates as MAPKDPLLGTLKVCLLNLQSDGDTVTDSSPHLASCCELLELILRKGLQQPVLSLIHRDYWQCFEQIPHQDTCGRLSALSLALEQTRVCRKLLTAQGRGRYLLRLALSRKALPQFIAHLLHTPRILEWYSPAVSILRNEEFLEPFMSLLLVLSQMEFKLDMQVCETYEAVPCREIGMVLRYLSGRVFVLDLLPGSQAQVDKFIRPGDVIDEINGISLRNSKNGQAGMVLSRLKGRPLSMRVLRWRDRDGGVYRPLIKLLRALRVENPTLQLGPASSQQSADEEQRPTPSQCLKDGRIVYIVQFLGKANIGMFGGKEVLQHAIPQVLQKNQPSKEVLFDMKETHLTCTEKNTKLELFQHHYPEISCVGRYGQPDYTIFAFCVADSPETPQSTGFCCVALRASTVKECEEIVCRIATGFKHTEWFV
- the LOC115377495 gene encoding uncharacterized protein LOC115377495 isoform X3, giving the protein MAPKDPLLGTLKVCLLNLQSDGDTVTDSSPHLASCCELLELILRKGLQQPVLSLIHRDYWQCFEQIPHQDTCGRLSALSLALEQTRVCRKLLTAQGRGRYLLRLALSRKALPQFIAHLLHTPRILEWYSPAVSILRNEEFLEPFMSLLLVLSQMEFKLDMQNCSFLDESWLLPVCETYEAVPCREIGMVLRYLSGRVFVLDLLPGSQAQVDKFIRPGDVIDEINGISLRNSKNGQAGMVLSRLKGRPLSMRVLRWRDRDGGVYRPLIKLLRALRVENPTLQLGPASSQQSADEEQRPTPSQCLKDGRIVYIVQFLGKANIGMEVLFDMKETHLTCTEKNTKLELFQHHYPEISCVGRYGQPDYTIFAFCVADSPETPQSTGFCCVALRASTVKECEEIVCRIATGFKHTEWFV
- the unk gene encoding RING finger protein unkempt homolog isoform X2 yields the protein MSKTHPQAPSSSGGTATGGPSSSSSSSPAGGSTSPATVLNVQPEKPQHYTYLKEFRTEQCPLFVQHKCTQHRPFACFHWHFLNQRRRRPIRRRDGTFNYSPDVYCTKYDEGTGTCPDGDECPFLHRTAGDTERRYHLRYYKTGSCIHETDAKGHCSKNGSHCAFAHGSHDLRSPVYDIREVQVMESQGGSGAAEGSGGDGQSGQAASTALIEKILSEEPRWQDNTYVLSHYKTELCKKPPRLCRQGYACPYYHNSKDRRRSPHKHKYRALPCPAVKHSEEWGDPSKCEGAEACQYCHTRTEQQFHPEIYKSTKCNDMQQCGSCPRGPFCAFAHVEKPFVPEEPSFATPSSPPPPRPPDPLPAQDASVSPSGHNIVPVPVPGSAGDPFSPSGGSSCVAEQGLLGRVLSLCEDVGGGGEPLSPWAGEGGYCRAPGFEREDQAKQRGFALEQRSREMPSAHSKQDLLVFLPVGSPLSLSSSIPSSLAATPPSPAPPGPPGPGITSGMNANALPFYPTSETVESVVESALDDLDLNDFGVSALERSLESSSALPSVGVMLGGNQLQSSAPVNIPGSLSSSAPFSSPSPSPPIRPHASPFFSTHLSQPGQSESSFLGPSHSSLGLNGMSSSIWEHFPSGQGSPGTPPTLLPSGPSAETARLKQELEEAHRTLKQWDHSWRHTAQVVVGGAESRRGGVPCPCSTVSHGGGESPAG